In one Natronosalvus amylolyticus genomic region, the following are encoded:
- a CDS encoding universal stress protein, which translates to MTLKTVLLAVGPGDAERTDELAETVIEVAKPAGTTVVLGHVFTRDEYDDVLDRLDFDPDHEAVDPNDVAGRHATIRDLASTLEEADVSYLVRGAVGEHGETIVNLAEDVDADRVIVGGRKRSPTGKAVFGSTAQEVLLSSPCPVTFVRAESE; encoded by the coding sequence ATGACACTCAAAACGGTCTTGCTCGCTGTCGGACCCGGAGACGCCGAACGTACCGACGAACTCGCAGAGACGGTTATCGAAGTCGCTAAACCGGCCGGGACGACGGTCGTACTTGGTCACGTGTTCACGCGCGATGAGTACGACGACGTTCTCGACAGACTCGACTTCGACCCGGACCACGAAGCCGTCGACCCGAACGACGTCGCTGGACGACACGCGACGATCCGTGATCTAGCCTCGACGCTCGAGGAGGCCGACGTCAGTTACCTCGTCCGTGGTGCGGTTGGTGAACACGGCGAGACCATCGTCAACCTCGCAGAGGACGTCGACGCCGACCGCGTCATCGTCGGCGGTCGAAAACGCTCCCCGACCGGCAAGGCAGTCTTCGGCTCGACGGCACAGGAAGTCCTGCTGTCGTCGCCGTGTCCGGTGACGTTCGTCCGTGCTGAATCGGAATAG
- a CDS encoding SDR family NAD(P)-dependent oxidoreductase translates to MDGPDLSGQTVLVTGSARGVGRELLLATARQGAKTAVHYHSSADEANAVAELARKAGAPAVTTVQGDVTDPDSVDALFDALEADLGSVDCLVNNVGDFAPQHWEAIDFESWNRVLETNLNGTYLCSKRALPGMRERGYGRIVNVGYASSEKGLVSPKNFPYFVAKAGVIMFTRMLAADTNDDGITVNAISPYVVENSDEFPETLPRGRPASFEDMTRPLLWFLDPEANYVSGQNVEIDGGWLPEQV, encoded by the coding sequence ATGGACGGACCCGACCTCAGCGGACAGACCGTGCTGGTCACCGGCAGTGCTCGCGGCGTCGGCCGCGAACTCCTCTTAGCGACCGCAAGACAGGGCGCGAAAACCGCGGTACACTACCACTCGAGTGCCGACGAAGCGAACGCAGTCGCCGAGCTCGCTCGAAAAGCGGGTGCCCCCGCCGTGACGACCGTCCAGGGAGACGTCACCGACCCCGATTCGGTCGACGCGCTCTTTGACGCCCTCGAGGCAGACCTCGGCAGCGTCGACTGTCTCGTCAACAACGTGGGCGATTTCGCCCCACAACACTGGGAGGCAATCGACTTCGAAAGCTGGAATCGGGTGCTCGAGACCAACCTCAATGGCACTTATCTCTGTTCGAAACGCGCACTACCTGGCATGCGCGAGCGTGGCTACGGCCGCATCGTCAACGTCGGCTACGCCTCGAGCGAGAAGGGACTCGTAAGTCCGAAGAACTTCCCGTACTTCGTCGCCAAAGCTGGCGTCATCATGTTCACACGAATGCTCGCTGCCGACACCAACGACGACGGGATTACGGTAAACGCCATCTCACCGTACGTCGTCGAGAACTCCGACGAGTTCCCCGAAACCCTCCCCCGTGGGCGACCCGCGAGTTTCGAGGACATGACTCGCCCCTTGCTCTGGTTTCTCGATCCCGAAGCGAACTACGTCAGCGGCCAGAACGTCGAAATCGACGGAGGCTGGCTTCCGGAACAAGTATGA
- a CDS encoding YgaP family membrane protein, translating to MTDTSKPLETKSDPMEPNVGGFDRTVRITLGVLALSLALAIGSSTAFSADTRVLSVVVSLLLGGFLLTSALTRRCLGNRLLGIDTCER from the coding sequence ATGACAGACACATCCAAGCCCCTCGAGACCAAATCGGACCCTATGGAACCGAACGTCGGCGGCTTCGACCGAACCGTCCGAATCACACTGGGCGTGCTCGCCCTGTCACTCGCACTCGCCATTGGCTCGAGTACGGCCTTCTCGGCTGACACGCGGGTACTCAGCGTCGTCGTGAGCCTCCTCCTCGGCGGCTTCCTGCTCACAAGCGCGCTAACCCGCCGCTGTCTCGGCAATCGGCTGCTGGGTATCGACACCTGTGAGCGATAG
- a CDS encoding YqjF family protein, whose protein sequence is MALPVAMGWRHLLFANWSIDPVRLAPHLPDALEVDTHDGEAWLSVVPFYNVDVRPRGLPAWTGFELPELNLRTYVRHRGRPGVYFFSLDAEGLVGVLGARVLHHLPYYNARMSIRERAGEIHFRSRRVHPGARPVTFTASYEATGDPFEATSDPLASFLTERYRYFTEDTNGAVRSAEIRHEPWNLQDARATIEADQLFRANGFEPPVEEPLLYYSRGLDITASRNRRLE, encoded by the coding sequence ATGGCCCTCCCAGTCGCGATGGGGTGGCGACACCTCCTGTTTGCCAACTGGTCGATCGACCCGGTCCGCCTCGCCCCGCACCTGCCCGACGCTCTCGAGGTCGACACCCACGACGGGGAGGCCTGGCTTTCCGTCGTTCCGTTCTACAACGTCGACGTTCGGCCGCGAGGACTGCCCGCGTGGACCGGGTTCGAACTCCCCGAACTCAACCTCCGAACGTACGTTCGCCATCGCGGACGCCCCGGTGTGTACTTTTTCAGCCTCGATGCCGAGGGGCTCGTCGGTGTCCTGGGTGCACGCGTGCTCCATCACCTGCCGTATTACAATGCACGAATGTCGATCCGAGAACGCGCCGGAGAGATCCACTTTCGAAGCCGGCGCGTACACCCCGGTGCTCGCCCAGTCACGTTCACCGCGTCGTACGAAGCGACCGGCGACCCCTTCGAGGCAACGAGCGACCCGCTCGCAAGCTTTCTCACCGAACGCTACCGGTATTTCACCGAAGACACCAACGGAGCCGTTCGCTCAGCCGAAATTCGACACGAACCCTGGAACCTCCAGGACGCTCGAGCCACCATCGAAGCCGACCAGTTGTTTCGAGCAAACGGCTTCGAACCGCCGGTCGAGGAGCCACTGCTGTACTATTCTCGGGGGCTGGATATCACGGCGTCGCGAAATCGCCGTCTCGAGTGA
- a CDS encoding digeranylgeranylglycerophospholipid reductase, with protein MNEDYDVVIAGAGPAGAQCARDLASRGYDVVVLETEAADEFPKQSNKSTAGTFPSMMSSFAIPDDVVQQYTKTVVLESPNEYYVREQPGAVLDFAKFKRFLVEDGQEEGAEYRFESRATAPIVENDEPVGVTYNGDEEVYADVVIDATGPAAPLAKKLGVSDLKRENHAIGIEFELEGIDIDHPEFADLHDAMMLRLDHDIAPGGYSWIFHTGGDTAKVGVCYIQNESHQEHGRSDFSIDDYLGYWLENDPRFADAERIEGRQHRGSAHIQPPGKMHTDRFMAIGDTVPTVDPLWGEGIHTCMKSGRAAATAVDRCLKHGRQKPTAANLEVYDTLWHRDVAPNIDSRLLMTHLLYLASNERYDKLMADLNRYDEETLAKANNGNKRAIMKLLGLSDLSLVWKVLRDK; from the coding sequence ATGAACGAAGATTACGACGTGGTTATCGCGGGTGCTGGTCCCGCGGGTGCACAGTGTGCCCGTGATCTCGCATCGCGGGGGTATGACGTCGTCGTCCTCGAGACGGAAGCGGCGGATGAGTTCCCAAAACAATCGAACAAGTCGACGGCCGGGACGTTTCCGTCGATGATGTCCTCGTTCGCAATTCCGGACGACGTCGTCCAGCAGTATACGAAGACGGTCGTCCTCGAGTCGCCGAACGAGTACTACGTTCGCGAACAACCCGGTGCGGTTCTCGACTTCGCCAAATTCAAGCGATTTCTGGTCGAGGACGGCCAGGAAGAGGGGGCCGAATACCGATTCGAATCGCGGGCGACGGCTCCGATCGTGGAGAACGATGAACCGGTTGGCGTCACCTACAACGGCGACGAGGAGGTGTATGCCGACGTCGTCATCGACGCGACGGGGCCGGCCGCGCCGCTGGCGAAGAAACTCGGTGTGAGCGACCTCAAACGTGAAAACCACGCCATCGGGATCGAGTTCGAACTCGAGGGGATCGACATCGATCATCCGGAGTTCGCCGATTTACACGACGCGATGATGTTGCGTCTCGATCACGACATCGCGCCCGGTGGGTACTCCTGGATCTTCCACACGGGCGGGGATACGGCCAAAGTCGGCGTCTGTTACATCCAAAACGAGAGCCACCAGGAACACGGCCGGTCGGATTTCAGCATCGACGACTATCTCGGCTACTGGCTCGAGAACGACCCGCGCTTTGCCGACGCCGAACGCATTGAGGGCCGCCAACACCGTGGCTCGGCGCACATCCAGCCACCTGGCAAAATGCACACTGACCGGTTTATGGCTATCGGGGACACCGTCCCGACCGTCGACCCGCTCTGGGGTGAGGGGATTCACACGTGTATGAAGTCGGGACGGGCGGCGGCGACGGCGGTCGACCGCTGTCTCAAACACGGCCGACAAAAGCCGACGGCGGCGAACCTCGAGGTGTACGACACGCTGTGGCATCGCGATGTCGCGCCGAACATCGATTCGCGACTGCTGATGACCCACCTGTTGTATCTGGCGTCGAACGAGCGCTACGACAAACTGATGGCCGACCTGAACCGATACGACGAGGAAACGCTCGCAAAGGCGAACAACGGCAACAAACGAGCGATCATGAAGCTCCTGGGTCTGAGCGACCTTTCGCTGGTCTGGAAAGTCCTGCGTGACAAGTAG
- a CDS encoding HNH endonuclease — protein MIWFDGTGRTGAVQPAGAFLTHQRDRYVVDSDAREWHADREAVFERDEYTCRHCGGGREPGDLRVAAVGDIPVQGTVHESSLVTLCDDCYGSIKRPESGIDSSAALFETIRDVTKHQSEAISAVASVGSLATTIPASLEDGEHPEYVDARLDALVVLESVDATLANVEDVADGDAIGPIAPSSAGSDLASRLEAFCTTASTLQDQLRQVLEQAELVIVGLGRCHGCFSPLDPTDQTETTCSTCHRTIPVMDDWRDSDGSVRFDDLYGTINASLQASSRTTTTLTTRTQAVGQLLVGEAKSSSDNGVGRD, from the coding sequence GTGATCTGGTTCGACGGTACTGGACGTACCGGGGCCGTCCAGCCAGCCGGAGCGTTTTTGACCCACCAGCGTGACCGATACGTCGTGGATTCCGACGCTCGAGAGTGGCACGCCGACAGGGAGGCGGTGTTCGAACGCGACGAGTATACGTGCCGTCACTGTGGGGGCGGGCGGGAGCCGGGAGATCTCCGCGTGGCGGCGGTTGGCGACATCCCCGTTCAGGGGACGGTGCACGAGAGTTCCCTCGTAACGTTGTGTGACGACTGTTACGGCTCGATCAAACGACCCGAGAGTGGGATCGACTCATCGGCCGCGCTGTTCGAGACGATCCGGGACGTGACGAAACACCAGAGCGAGGCGATTTCAGCTGTCGCGTCGGTTGGTTCGCTTGCGACGACGATTCCCGCGTCGCTCGAGGATGGAGAGCACCCCGAGTACGTCGATGCGAGACTGGACGCGCTCGTGGTTCTCGAGTCCGTCGACGCGACGCTCGCGAACGTCGAGGATGTGGCTGACGGCGACGCGATCGGCCCCATCGCTCCGTCGTCGGCTGGTTCGGACCTCGCTTCGCGGCTCGAGGCGTTCTGTACGACGGCGTCGACGTTACAGGACCAACTTCGACAGGTCCTCGAGCAAGCCGAACTCGTTATCGTCGGTCTGGGCCGATGTCACGGGTGTTTTTCGCCTCTCGATCCGACTGATCAAACGGAAACGACGTGTTCGACGTGTCATCGGACGATCCCCGTTATGGACGACTGGCGCGACTCCGACGGGTCGGTTCGGTTCGACGACCTGTACGGGACGATCAACGCCTCCCTGCAGGCGAGTTCCAGGACGACGACCACGTTGACCACGCGGACCCAGGCGGTTGGGCAGTTGCTCGTCGGTGAGGCCAAGTCCAGTTCCGACAATGGTGTTGGCCGAGACTGA
- a CDS encoding DUF547 domain-containing protein produces MSTQLDPLTISADLLYSVKTDGDSVALREELAALERRRLERALGSREGKLAFWLNCYNAYVQILLEEHPSLLEGGLLDRWRFFAGDRVPVAGIWLSLDTIEHGLLRGSKHPWGMGYLPDPFPSSFERQFRLEDVDPRIHFALSSGSEHAPPVTVYTPADVDSELEIATEWFLEENVRYDRGRDVLEVPRLFLWYRGDFGGKRGILAFLERYDVVPPGATPTLTYSEYDWPADLETLRR; encoded by the coding sequence ATGTCGACACAGCTCGACCCGCTGACGATCTCGGCTGATCTCCTCTATTCGGTGAAAACCGATGGGGACTCGGTCGCGTTGCGCGAGGAGCTGGCGGCACTCGAGCGACGGCGTCTCGAGCGGGCCCTGGGGAGCCGTGAGGGAAAGCTGGCGTTCTGGCTCAACTGTTACAACGCCTACGTGCAGATCCTGCTCGAGGAACACCCGTCGCTGCTCGAGGGAGGGTTACTCGACCGGTGGCGGTTTTTTGCCGGCGATCGCGTGCCGGTTGCCGGGATCTGGCTCAGTCTCGATACCATCGAACACGGGCTGCTTCGTGGCTCGAAACACCCCTGGGGAATGGGGTATCTGCCGGACCCGTTTCCCTCCTCGTTCGAGCGGCAGTTCCGTCTGGAGGATGTCGACCCACGAATCCACTTCGCCCTCAGTTCCGGCAGCGAACACGCGCCGCCGGTAACGGTCTACACGCCCGCCGACGTCGATAGTGAACTCGAGATTGCAACCGAGTGGTTCCTCGAGGAGAACGTCAGATACGACCGTGGTCGAGACGTACTCGAGGTGCCCCGACTGTTTCTATGGTACCGTGGCGACTTCGGCGGGAAGCGCGGAATTTTGGCGTTTTTAGAACGGTACGACGTGGTACCCCCTGGGGCGACGCCGACGCTCACCTACAGCGAGTACGACTGGCCGGCGGATCTCGAGACGCTGCGTCGGTGA